One region of Balaenoptera ricei isolate mBalRic1 chromosome 5, mBalRic1.hap2, whole genome shotgun sequence genomic DNA includes:
- the CFAP99 gene encoding cilia- and flagella-associated protein 99, giving the protein MRPGGGEKGGSGAPAEPADRVPPGKMAYDGKCIETVIKLLDQFKPEKESPEQFLEAAATSLQTLSPQEQAFIMEVLSGCLEYRKLLTIVVDAFYVQDGRLCLWADYSLFEVICYLATFQLEELGFQLFCSIMKSQPVHKVCKFLGFLFNPLNLGSWIKDEWSLIYETTHVKEQWIDPLMRWQPEVQELINQLQGALTNQPPLPKTKAKVTEPKEFNLTAPRPRAIPVPEPVPVVAKTRPVPRSTYRPPKEQRLLEMTKRYNHRKAEELLLRASVEEMRCAGPRSRGEPPVEDSKKKLRLRFPPRIVKAPKLTFYRPNDASPVKLNTAAILREGALYQRQVERELQRVDKLVDGAGDLSEFLRWQRKMQAKDREEQLATGECRRLQGKLSHEEAVLARQQVVQEKKQKADQKKEETAELMQQCAERRLQEEKSMKELVEQVMETQKNVKVAQTKLLKGRRQMVQEVIDESRELLQRSAEAAKEEQRRRCELISQLRALETQPTRKGKLVDLTQIPGYGLEGEMSVVELRERLALLKETQRCKEEEKRDQIIQGKRAKSRALQNTVEQISLCRAAMGRSAALRWEEKKAQSAAAGAPSRDERVLELQRRIREKAAERRGQEALLHVPAPRAARPKQQAQLEAQRRLEMEQSRERRLRALQRGGSAGGPARCLGAA; this is encoded by the exons ACCCTGAGCCCCCAGGAGCAGGCGTTCATCATGGAAGTTCTGTCCGGATGCCTCGAGTACCGGAAGCTGCTGACCATCGTGGTGGACGCCTTCTACGTGCAGGACGGCCGGCTCTGCCTGTGGGCCGATTACAGCCTCTTTGAGG TGATCTGCTACCTGGCCACTTTCCAGCTGGAGGAGCTCGGCTTTCAGCTCTTCTGTAGCATCATGAAGTCCCAGCCCGTCCACAAGGtgtgcaag TTCCTTGGGTTCCTCTTCAACCCCTTGAACCTGGGCTCATGGATCAAGGATGAGTGGAGCCTCATCTACGAGACCACCCACGTGAAGGAGCAGTGGATCGACCCCCTGATGAG GTGGCAGCCGGAGGTCCAGGAGCTGATCAACCAGCTGCAGGGGGCGTTGACCAATCAGCCTCCTCTTCCAAAGACCaaggccaaggtcacagagcccaaGGAGTTCAACCTGACTGCCCCCAGGCCCCGCGCCATCCCAGTGCCTGAGCCAGTCCCCGTGGTGGCCAAGACCAGACCA GTCCCCAGGAGCACCTACCGGCCGCCCAAGGAGCAGCGGCTCCTGGAGATGACCAAGAGATATAATCACCGGAAGGCCGAG GAGCTGCTGCTACGGGCCAGCGTTGAGGAGATGCGGTGCGCGGGGCCCAGGTCCCGCGGGGAGCCCCCAGTGGAG GACTCCAAGAAGAAGCTGCGGCTCCGATTTCCACCTCGAATCGTCAAGGCTCCGAAACTGACCTTCTACAGG CCCAACGACGCCTCCCCGGTCAAGCTGAACACTGCTGCCATCCTGCGAGAAGGGGCCTTATACCAGCGGCAGGTGGAGAGAGAGCTGCAGAG GGTGGATAAGCTCGTGGACGGGGCCGGGGACCTCTCCGAGTTCCTCAGGTGGCAGAGGAAGATGCAGGCAAAGGACCGGGAGGAGCAGCTGGCCACAGGCGAGTGCCGGAGGCTGCAGGGGAAGCTCAGCCACGAGGAGGCCGTCCTGGCGCGGCAGCAGGTGGTGCAGGAGAAGAAGCAGAAGGCCGACCAGAAGAAGGAGGAG ACAGCTGAGCTGATGCAGCAATGTGCCGAGAGGCGCCTCCAAGAGGAAAAGTCCATGAAGGAGCTGGTGGAGCAGGTGATGGAGACGCAGAAGAACGTCAAGGTGGCGCAGACAAAGCTCCTGAAGGGCCGACGGCAGATGG TTCAGGAGGTGATAGACGAGAGCCGGGAGCTGCTACAGCGCAGTGCAGAGGCGGCCAAGGAGGAGCAGAGGCGGCGCTGTGAGCTCATCTCCCAGTTGCGAGCCCTGGAGACTCAGCCCACGCGCAAGGGCAAGCTGGTGGACCTGACCCAG ATCCCCGGCTATGGCCTGGAAGGGGAGATGTCGGTCGTGGAGCTGCGCGAGCGGCTGGCCCTGCTCAAGGAGACCCAGAGGtgcaaggaggaggagaagcgAGACCAGATCATCCAGGGCAAGCGCGCCAAGAGCCGGGCGCTGCAGAACACGGTGGAGCAGATCTCGCTGTGCCGCGCGGCCATGGGGAGGTCTGCAGCCTTGAG gtGGGAGGAGAAGAAGGCGCAGTCGGCGGCCGCGGGAGCGCCCTCCCGGGACGAGCGGGTGCTGGAGCTGCAGCGCAGGATCCGGGAGAAGGCGGCCGAGCGCCGCGGGCAGGAGGCACTGCTGCACGTGCCGGCGCCGCGGGCAGCTCGCCCCAAGCAGCAG GCGCAGCTGGAGGCGCAGCGCAGGCTGGAGATGGAGCAGAGCCGGGAGCGCAGGCTGCGGGCGCTGCAGCGGGGAGGCTCGGCAGGCGGGCCCGCTCGCTGCCTGGGTGCCGCCTGA